TGACAAGGTGTCAGCTCCATCATCTGCCACCAGCACCTTCTCTAGAGAAGCCACTCCCCTCTCTAGCTCAGGGCCACCAGCCGCAGATCTCATGTCCAGTTCCTTGCTCATTGACATGCAGCCTAGCACCCTAGTGGCATCAGCAGAACAAGAGGTGTCCGGACATGCAGCTGTCACCACACCCACTAAGCTGTATAGTGAAGTACATCTCACGCTAGCCAAGCCTGCATCTGTGGTCAACAGGACCGCCAGGCCTTTTGGGATCCAGTCGCCAGGGACTACCAGCCAGATAGAGCAAAGCCCCATGATGGGAAGACGACATTTTGGAGAGAAGACCTGGGCTCCCCCGGCTAGCAGTATGGTGGATAGGAGTCCCCAGCCACAGAGGCACATAATGGCCCGCAGTCCCATGGTGGAAAGGAGGCTGGTTGGGCAGCGAAGCCCAGTCGTAGAGAGACGCCCCTTGGGAAACtttaccccaccccccacctatGCAGAGACTTTGTCAACAGCCCCCGTGGCTTCCCGGGTTAGGTCTCCCCCATCTTACTCCACTCTGTATCCCAGCTCTGACCCTAAGCCTCCCCATTTGAAGGGCCAGGTAGTCCCTGCCAACAAGACAGGAATTTTGGAAGAATCTATGGCACGCCGAGGCAGCCGGAAATCGATGTTCACTTTCGTGGAGAAGCCCAAGGTGACCCCGAATCCAGACTTGCTGGACCTAGTGCAAACAGCTGATGAGAAGCGGAGGCAGAGAGACCACGGGGAGGTGGGCATGGAGGAAGAGCCCTTTGCACTGGGAGCTGAGGCCTCCAACTTCCAGCAGGAGCCAATAGCTCGGGACAGAGCCAGCCCTGCGGCCAATGAGGACGCTGTCCCCGAATGGGCCTCCTGCCTCAAGTCACCCCGAATCCAGGCCAAGCCGAAGCCCAAACCCAACCAGAACCTCTCTGAGGCCTCAGGGAAGGGGGCCGAGCTCTATGCCCGCCGCCAGTCACGGATGGAGAAATACGTCATAGAGTCTTCAGGCCATGCTGAATTGGCCCGCTGCCCTTCACCTACTATGTCCCTGCCTTCATCCTGGAAGTACACCACTAATGCCCCTGGAGGCTTCCGAGTGGCATCCTTAAGCCCAGCGCGGACTCCGCCTGCCTCTCTCTACCACGGCTATCTGCCAGAGAATGGAGTCCTGCGCCCTGAGCCTACCAAGCAGCAGCCATACCAAATGAGGCCTTCACTCTATGCTCTGTCGCCCGTCAAGGAGCCTGCCAAGGCCTCATCACGCGCCACCTCATCACGCACTCCTTCACGCACTATCTCACCTCGTGCAGCCTCCCCGGCCAAGCCCAGCTCCCTGGACCTGGTGCCCAACCTGCCCAGAGCAGGCCTCCCACCGTCTCCTGCTCTGCCTCGGCCTTCCCGCTCTTCCCCAGGCCTCTACACTGCCCCAGTCCAGGACAGCCTCCAGCCCACTGCCGTGAGCCCCACCTACAGCAGTGATATCTCCCCCGTTTCTCCCTCCAGGGCGTGGTCTCCTCGAGCCAAGCAGGCCCCCAGGCCTTCCTTCTCCACCCGGAATGCTGGGATCGAGGCCCAGGTGTGGAAGCCTTCCTTCTGCTTCAAATAACACATCCCAGTGCCTGTCTTGACCCCTTCTCGGAGGGCCAGAGAGAAGATGTGGCAGGATATAGCTCAGGGCTTAGAGAGGAAGATGGACATTCATGGTTCAAGGTCTG
This DNA window, taken from Arvicanthis niloticus isolate mArvNil1 chromosome 14, mArvNil1.pat.X, whole genome shotgun sequence, encodes the following:
- the Synpo gene encoding synaptopodin isoform X4, which translates into the protein MEGYSEEASLLQHLEKVASEEEEVPLVVYLKENAALLTANGLHLSQSRETQQSSPNPPDNEVPSPAADINQNPSSPNAMPTTPASNSHHNQQTADVNQNPPATITPVQQNSSEAQCSRNGTLDSKPSTPCADDGQPPVPAEEVRSSILLIDKVSAPSSATSTFSREATPLSSSGPPAADLMSSSLLIDMQPSTLVASAEQEVSGHAAVTTPTKLYSEVHLTLAKPASVVNRTARPFGIQSPGTTSQIEQSPMMGRRHFGEKTWAPPASSMVDRSPQPQRHIMARSPMVERRLVGQRSPVVERRPLGNFTPPPTYAETLSTAPVASRVRSPPSYSTLYPSSDPKPPHLKGQVVPANKTGILEESMARRGSRKSMFTFVEKPKVTPNPDLLDLVQTADEKRRQRDHGEVGMEEEPFALGAEASNFQQEPIARDRASPAANEDAVPEWASCLKSPRIQAKPKPKPNQNLSEASGKGAELYARRQSRMEKYVIESSGHAELARCPSPTMSLPSSWKYTTNAPGGFRVASLSPARTPPASLYHGYLPENGVLRPEPTKQQPYQMRPSLYALSPVKEPAKASSRATSSRTPSRTISPRAASPAKPSSLDLVPNLPRAGLPPSPALPRPSRSSPGLYTAPVQDSLQPTAVSPTYSSDISPVSPSRAWSPRAKQAPRPSFSTRNAGIEAQDRPESLPTSPPWTPGASRPPSSLDGWVSPGPWEPGRGSSMSSPPPLPPPPPMSPSWSERSVSPLRSETDARPPSRQLQALLARNIINAARRKSASPRPAPAESLRPFSPPQGPPPPPARMRSPQPARPAGNVRGATFTPIPRSPLPVGPSSCASPRSPQAAPSRPFPYRRSPTDSDVSLDSEDSGLKSPGILGYNICPRGWNGSLRLKRGSLPTEASCTT
- the Synpo gene encoding synaptopodin isoform X2 produces the protein MLPGSLHANWTPALGRSTSFTEKDLKEAKARSQQIAAQLTTPPSSNSRGVQLFNRRRQRVNEFTLESRGQRSPKLSQEALQTGCPSSPIGHASGLSVNPTSPSKPGSPKHPSPQSPSRGVPGHIMEGYSEEASLLQHLEKVASEEEEVPLVVYLKENAALLTANGLHLSQSRETQQSSPNPPDNEVPSPAADINQNPSSPNAMPTTPASNSHHNQQTADVNQNPPATITPVQQNSSEAQCSRNGTLDSKPSTPCADDGQPPVPAEEVRSSILLIDKVSAPSSATSTFSREATPLSSSGPPAADLMSSSLLIDMQPSTLVASAEQEVSGHAAVTTPTKLYSEVHLTLAKPASVVNRTARPFGIQSPGTTSQIEQSPMMGRRHFGEKTWAPPASSMVDRSPQPQRHIMARSPMVERRLVGQRSPVVERRPLGNFTPPPTYAETLSTAPVASRVRSPPSYSTLYPSSDPKPPHLKGQVVPANKTGILEESMARRGSRKSMFTFVEKPKVTPNPDLLDLVQTADEKRRQRDHGEVGMEEEPFALGAEASNFQQEPIARDRASPAANEDAVPEWASCLKSPRIQAKPKPKPNQNLSEASGKGAELYARRQSRMEKYVIESSGHAELARCPSPTMSLPSSWKYTTNAPGGFRVASLSPARTPPASLYHGYLPENGVLRPEPTKQQPYQMRPSLYALSPVKEPAKASSRATSSRTPSRTISPRAASPAKPSSLDLVPNLPRAGLPPSPALPRPSRSSPGLYTAPVQDSLQPTAVSPTYSSDISPVSPSRAWSPRAKQAPRPSFSTRNAGIEAQDRPESLPTSPPWTPGASRPPSSLDGWVSPGPWEPGRGSSMSSPPPLPPPPPMSPSWSERSVSPLRSETDARPPSRQLQALLARNIINAARRKSASPRPAPAESLRPFSPPQGPPPPPARMRSPQPARPAGNVRGATFTPIPRSPLPVGPSSCASPRSPQAAPSRPFPYRRSPTDSDVSLDSEDSGLKSPGILGYNICPRGWNGSLRLKRGSLPTEASCTT
- the Synpo gene encoding synaptopodin isoform X3, whose translation is MTASASSSPVPRVAQKPALGRSTSFTEKDLKEAKARSQQIAAQLTTPPSSNSRGVQLFNRRRQRVNEFTLESRGQRSPKLSQEALQTGCPSSPIGHASGLSVNPTSPSKPGSPKHPSPQSPSRGVPGHIMEGYSEEASLLQHLEKVASEEEEVPLVVYLKENAALLTANGLHLSQSRETQQSSPNPPDNEVPSPAADINQNPSSPNAMPTTPASNSHHNQQTADVNQNPPATITPVQQNSSEAQCSRNGTLDSKPSTPCADDGQPPVPAEEVRSSILLIDKVSAPSSATSTFSREATPLSSSGPPAADLMSSSLLIDMQPSTLVASAEQEVSGHAAVTTPTKLYSEVHLTLAKPASVVNRTARPFGIQSPGTTSQIEQSPMMGRRHFGEKTWAPPASSMVDRSPQPQRHIMARSPMVERRLVGQRSPVVERRPLGNFTPPPTYAETLSTAPVASRVRSPPSYSTLYPSSDPKPPHLKGQVVPANKTGILEESMARRGSRKSMFTFVEKPKVTPNPDLLDLVQTADEKRRQRDHGEVGMEEEPFALGAEASNFQQEPIARDRASPAANEDAVPEWASCLKSPRIQAKPKPKPNQNLSEASGKGAELYARRQSRMEKYVIESSGHAELARCPSPTMSLPSSWKYTTNAPGGFRVASLSPARTPPASLYHGYLPENGVLRPEPTKQQPYQMRPSLYALSPVKEPAKASSRATSSRTPSRTISPRAASPAKPSSLDLVPNLPRAGLPPSPALPRPSRSSPGLYTAPVQDSLQPTAVSPTYSSDISPVSPSRAWSPRAKQAPRPSFSTRNAGIEAQDRPESLPTSPPWTPGASRPPSSLDGWVSPGPWEPGRGSSMSSPPPLPPPPPMSPSWSERSVSPLRSETDARPPSRQLQALLARNIINAARRKSASPRPAPAESLRPFSPPQGPPPPPARMRSPQPARPAGNVRGATFTPIPRSPLPVGPSSCASPRSPQAAPSRPFPYRRSPTDSDVSLDSEDSGLKSPGILGYNICPRGWNGSLRLKRGSLPTEASCTT